The following proteins are co-located in the Solenopsis invicta isolate M01_SB chromosome 7, UNIL_Sinv_3.0, whole genome shotgun sequence genome:
- the LOC105199801 gene encoding dysbindin protein homolog isoform X1 — translation MFGSLRSKFQTVQEGISASIRGLSTEHPKIKKSTNVRNVNYDAGADVLHHFQLQWNELHELAEENAGKAQEADALISSIYEKLQHEWNNVTCLNSTLAYIPKINNAIQDLMDQIGNLQEMFEEVEGALYRLEDLNEMLDLQSRQLDHRFQLALYKEKKLIELNNFKGKLANEHTERLSQHELNHQKKLKERRETFEEAFKEDLEEYKATGSIPKLPVSAQGPSLDEIVLDIDSKIFDEFLEN, via the exons ATGTTTGGATCACTACGTAGCAAGTTTCAGACAGTGCAAGAAGGTATATCTGCTAG TATACGTGGATTGTCCACCGAGCATCCAAAGATCAAAAAGTCAACCAATGTAAGGAATGTAAATTATGATGCTGGGGCAGACGTTCTGCATCACTTTCAATTACAGTGGAATGAGCTTCATGAGCTTGCGGAAGAGAACGCAGGAAAGGCTCAGGAAGCGGATGCGTTGATATCTTCCATTTACGAGAAACTTCAACACGAGTGGAACAATGTTACCTGTTTAAATAGCACATTAGCTTACATTCCAAAGATTAATAATGCGATTCAAGATCTTATGGACCAAATAG gaAATTTACAAGAAATGTTTGAGGAGGTTGAAGGAGCTTTGTATCGATTGGAAGACCTAAACGAAATGTTAGATTTACAAAGTAGACAGCTGGATCACAGATTCCAGTTGGCTTTATACAAAGAGAAGAAATtgatagaattaaataatttcaaag GAAAGTTGGCTAACGAGCACACGGAAAGACTCTCGCAACATGAATTAAATCACCAAAAGAAATTGAAGGAACGGCGGGAAACTTTCGAAGAAGCTTTTAAAGAGGATCTTGAAGAATACAAAGCAACTGGCTCTATACCAA AGTTACCAGTCTCTGCACAAGGCCCATCTTTGGACGAGATAGTATTGGACATtgattcaaaaatatttgatgagTTTTTAGAGAATTAG
- the LOC105199801 gene encoding dysbindin protein homolog isoform X2, protein MFGSLRSKFQTVQEGISASIRGLSTEHPKIKKSTNVRNVNYDAGADVLHHFQLQWNELHELAEENAGKAQEADALISSIYEKLQHEWNNVTCLNSTLAYIPKINNAIQDLMDQIGNLQEMFEEVEGALYRLEDLNEMLDLQSRQLDHRFQLALYKEKKLIELNNFKGKLANEHTERLSQHELNHQKKLKERRETFEEAFKEDLEEYKATGSIPTTCRLSF, encoded by the exons ATGTTTGGATCACTACGTAGCAAGTTTCAGACAGTGCAAGAAGGTATATCTGCTAG TATACGTGGATTGTCCACCGAGCATCCAAAGATCAAAAAGTCAACCAATGTAAGGAATGTAAATTATGATGCTGGGGCAGACGTTCTGCATCACTTTCAATTACAGTGGAATGAGCTTCATGAGCTTGCGGAAGAGAACGCAGGAAAGGCTCAGGAAGCGGATGCGTTGATATCTTCCATTTACGAGAAACTTCAACACGAGTGGAACAATGTTACCTGTTTAAATAGCACATTAGCTTACATTCCAAAGATTAATAATGCGATTCAAGATCTTATGGACCAAATAG gaAATTTACAAGAAATGTTTGAGGAGGTTGAAGGAGCTTTGTATCGATTGGAAGACCTAAACGAAATGTTAGATTTACAAAGTAGACAGCTGGATCACAGATTCCAGTTGGCTTTATACAAAGAGAAGAAATtgatagaattaaataatttcaaag GAAAGTTGGCTAACGAGCACACGGAAAGACTCTCGCAACATGAATTAAATCACCAAAAGAAATTGAAGGAACGGCGGGAAACTTTCGAAGAAGCTTTTAAAGAGGATCTTGAAGAATACAAAGCAACTGGCTCTATACCAA cAACTTGCCGATTGTCATTTTGA